In Danio aesculapii chromosome 8, fDanAes4.1, whole genome shotgun sequence, the genomic stretch CATGTCATATATCATCAGTCTGTTTATCTTTTGTTACGTCGTCCCCTGTACCATCATCATCCTCTCTTACACCTTCATCCTGGTCACAGTCAGAGGGTCTCAGCAAGCCGTTCAGCAGCACGTATCACCACAAACCAAAGTGACCAACGCACACACTCTTATTGTCAAGGTAAGAATAAGGCTGGCAGGTCAGAAGAGTTTGTTTGTTGTCGTGCTCACAGTGACCTTTGTATAACAAGGAATCtttcagttttaataaaaatctgCAATAAAAGTGCACAAAACCATGTGTGCTGTCCACACTGCGTCACTCTGGAAATATACCTTATTTTATTGCTCTGCGGAGTAGACAGCAGGAACGTGATACTATTGCTGAGTGTGTACTTAATGTCCCTCAAAAAGTAATGCTCATTAGCCATCCTCTGTCCTCTGGACAAGGGCTGCCTGTACCTTTGGCTGACCAAGCCTTTTCTGTTTTTTCATGAATATACTGTACCCGCATGTTACTTTGCTGTTGGCAGTGGGGGCTGCACTGTTGAATAATCTGGCGCTGAATGTTGAATATCAAGGCCCACAATATCCCCTCAAAACATATGTGCACGTTGCATATTTGTCATATTATGTTGGTCAACAGACAAACATAATATTAGGAAGGAAGATGAATTATAAGGTACATGAAAGGGTGTTGTGTTCAAAATGCATTCAAAAGGTTTAAGACATACAGAGACAAAAATAACAAGGCAATATAATATTACAGCTTTAAAGAGGTGTTTTGTAtttcaatatattattaaatgtaattcatCCCTGTGGTGTCAAGACTTTCTGAATCATTATTCCAGTCTAGTATCACACAATCCTTCATAAATTGGTGTTCTGGAAACATTATTTATAAGCAATGCTTTGTCTGTGCTGCTTAATAATTTTGTGGAAAAAGTTCTCAATTATTTAGGTATGAGTTGCTCAACTATAGTTATTATTCCctgttaatatatttttttgacaacACAATTAATTCTATtccattaatccaagaaacagatgaaGAAACATTGAAAATGTACAAATgctgcattcattagcaagttaCCCTTGTTGGTTTATCAACACAAACTGGAggaatacttttttattaataaaccagagcCCATAGCCTATATATTTACGTTTAgtaatatgttaaatatttttcatgagtggattttGGAGGACTGTGttattaattcaattttaataataataattataatgacaataataacaatagcttattattattattattattattattattattattattattattattattattattattattattattattattattattaatggcatcacggtggcagagtgggtagcacaatcgactcacagcaagaaggttgctggttcaagcctcagctgggtcagttggcatttctgtgtggagtttgcatgttctccctgtgttcacgcaggttttctccgggtgctccggtttactccacaagttcaaagacatgtatataggtgaattgggtaggctaaattgtccatagagtatgtgtgtgaatgagagtgtatgggtgtttcgcagtgatgggttgcagcaggatgggcatccgctgtgtaaaacatgtgctggataagttagcggttcatttcactgtggcgatcaaaaattaataaagggactaagccaaaaagaaaataattgaatgaatgaattattattattgcagcagttgttgttgttattattattgttttaaacgTCAAAACTCAAGGGTCTAATGAGGTCAAGTAACAGGAAATTTAATTAGTCCCtgataataattatcattttcataattgtacatgccttttgtctcttttttcctcttttgtATTTTACCCTCCGAAATTACTTTTacgttttcatattttttttcccacaatttccCAGTCAGTGTCCTAACTGCAAGTCAACATTTAGACTCTAATCAATGATAGTCTTCTGTATTCACAGTGAGTGCCAcaaaaaggagagagagaaacactCCAAATTTCATATTctaaaagtaaatattaagtaaatgaacaggcatctcattttctggtctctaCAATTGTCCTATTTAATTGTCAAAAAACTATTGATTCCTTTGAGTGCTAGCTTTTAGAAGAGAGAACCACCAGAAACCATCATATAAGTTTACAGATCTTACAGTATCTCTTTTTTTGGAATTTGAGTTCCTCTAATTACTGTCGAAGTTTTCagaggtcttagtgtaaggaaacagtgactccagaacctcagtattgacaaaaagtgcTTGAAGGATCCCAATTACTGCAAAATAGTCCTGCAATACTGTCAGTGTTTCCTCGAGGAGCCCCTTTTTaagagaaagagctttgaggcacttaaaatacattttgaagttgTGTACTTAACAGGGTATTTGAATGACTTTTACTTTTTACACTGTAGTTTTTTCAATGTTTTATCATTGGATGTGGACTCAAATTTATACAGTATACTTGACAACACTGTTACTGTCCTATAGTTTGTTCAATAGCTGAGGACTGAGGAAGCATCTGGAGAGGATTTTAGGTAGAATAAAACTTCAAACAAAAACTTGCTATATGAAATGTATATTGAGAAGTGATTAAACATGAGCAAACTTAATATTAGAAACCTATAAAATAGCATAAATGAAGCTCCTTAAAAGTAATTATTCTATTTAATTACAAGTATACATCTTGTGTTTTTCTTTCTAGCTCTCAGTTGCTGTATGTATTGGCTTCCTCACGGCTTGGAGCCCGTATGCCATTGTTGCCATGTGGGCTGCGTTCAGCGCCAATGAGCAAGTCCCACCCACTGCCTTTGCACTGGCGGCTATCATGGCCAAATCTTCCACCATTTACAACCCTATGGTGTACCTTCTCTTCAAACCCAACTTTCGCAAATCACTGAGTCAGGACACTCAAATGTTCCGCCACAGGATTTGTTTGAGCCATAGCAAGGCCAGTCCTTCTCCAGGAATGAAAGACCAGCAGCGCCAGAGCTCTCAACAGTGCAACAATAAAGATGGCAGCATCTCAACACCCTTTTCCAGCGGCCAGGCAGAGAGTTACGGGGCATGTCATGTCTATGCAGAAGCTGGGCCATATTATCAGCAAATAAGTCGCCAAATAACTGCACGTGTTCTGGAAGGAACTATCCAAAGTGAAATACCAGTGAGACAACTGACAGACAAAATGCAAAATGACCTCCTGTGAGAGAAACTGGAGATAGAAGAATGCCTGAAATGTAAGAAAGGCAAGGAATGATGTAATGTGTTAAAAACACATCTGACCTTAAATGGCCAAACAGAAGGACAGAGGACACCGAAATATGGAAAATGTTGTCACTGGATTCTCACCGGTCCTTTAAAAATTCCTGAAATTTCTCAAATGCTTAATGAACCAAATCCAAATGTAGAATGCATTTTTCTTAAGGCAAATTAAGAAACTTTGATTTCATTTTCTGCCAAACtgcagaatttttagttttttgttttgtttgtttgaaagaGGATAAAGAAAAACGTCTAAATATCTTATGTGTTATTATGTTGTGAATAAAATTTGTGAATAAATCACATCAATTTACCAGCTGTTTACATCATCTGCGGTTCAGCATCATACAGGCAGCATCAGTTTATTAGACTGAACAAAGACACCATCTGCTGGATGAACATgcacactatttttttttaagttgtattCACACCATACTGTATTAGGCTATCTCTCTAAGTGTAATTGTGAAACAAACTTCCAAAATTTGCAGATTGTTTGTTCCCATTTAGCTGAATGGCATGTTTCCCCAACATCGATTATTCTGAATGAAGCGAAGCTAAAATGCCAGTGGATGCTGATGCTGATGTGGCCCTAAGTTTGGTGTTAAACCAAAGGAATTTACTGTAACTTAAAGAGGTAATCCAAAAACGAATTTACTCACTCTCCCATCCATGGATAGACCTGATTTTAGCTGAACATGGTCTGGAATGTGGGCTAATATAAATAATGTTCCGCTTCTTCCACAGACGGGTTTTCCCCTTCATTAGAGCTCGATGCAATGTTATGAGCCACTAATGTCTTTcctgtgtgtttttgtatttactCTCAAAGTTCCAGAACTGTTGGCTTGCTTTTTATGAATCAAGGACTACCGTTTTATCTAAAATCCTTCTTTAATGTTCTAGCTACCAGGAAAGTTGTCAACTACCTTCATGAGCATGTATTGAGCAAGTTACACCTGTAGGGGTCATTACACCTTCAAAACAAAGAGGCggcctagagcaggggtgtccaaattcggCCATGGAGGTCTGCtgtcctgtagagtttagctccaacttgcctataAACACTCCTACCTGAAAGCTTCTACTATGACTATTACcttgctcaggtgtgtttgattggagttggaactaaactgttcaGGTCAGTGGCCCTGCCGCCCTGCAGGATACCTCCGATCTTGAGTCATTtgatattaaaaagtaaataaattaaataaaattgagaaataagaagaaaaaagctAAAAGAAATAGACAGGCTTTACATAGATCACACCCATGACAAACTTGTTCATGAGAGAAATGACAACGTTATATGCAAAGTAagggaaaaaaatctgttttgtttcgAAAATTGCTATGAGCCAGGCTAAACTAAGCTCCTTTCACTCTGTTAACCCTATTCTCAATTATCTCTCTCATCAGGACTCTGCTAAAATCCAGCAGATAAAATCATGCTAGGTTTACAGAACTGTCCTGGGCTCAACCCAGCACTTGTACATGGAGGAGGTGAGAGTTAATATCTTAAAAACACTTTATAATTCAACAGCCTTTTCTATCTGTGGAGAGAAAGAGATATATTTGACAACTTTGTGTAAAAAATTTGAATGGGAAAAATATTTTATGATGCTAGCAGTTGGACAATAGGAGagactgggttttttttttatttgcaaatgaaaTGAGTTCACTCAAGTATTTGTATCTACAGTTAATTTACAGGACAATTGTGGGTGTTTGTATGGAATTAAAAAGCTGATGGTGCATTAtccagtttacttttatttttgatctaGTTTACAACTTGTTTACATTATTTGTGGGGCTCTCTCTGTGTTCATGTATGACTTTTATGTCCCTCTGTACATAAAATCAGTGAGACCTAAAGATATCAATACACAATGCATCTTAAGACGATTTACAGCATGTCTGGGTCTTCTAACACAGTATTAGATTAGGCTTTAGATAATCTAGGATAAATTAGATATGCTTGTGAAGGAACATCACAAGAGCTCATCAGTTCTAATTATGTCTCAGTGCATTTGTGTCCATGGTTAAGATTATCACATCCTCTTTCCCTTAAACTATTTTAGTGAAtgacagaatttatatttttggatGCAGTAAGGGTGGGACAACACAAAGCTATGGGGAGAATCAAAACAAACTCAAAGCTAGATTCAGATAAACAGTGAGGTCACTTTCACTTGAATTTGGCTGAGCAAATGTTTCTTGAGTgccttctctctttctttcttctgctttAGCTCACACTGAAGAGTTGCAGTCATGGTCCACCCAGCATCTGTCCTTGACTTGTGAAGTATCATCCAGCTTTAGCAAGGTATTGGTTCCAGATGGAAGATAGTTGGGTGTTCTTGTAATTCAGGTCATTCAAGTATTTGTATCGCTCAGTCTATTGAATTAATgaacagtgttgggtaaagttacagttaaaagaaatatattacaatcttaagttgaaaagtaatgtgaaagtttatttatgttaatttataaaaatgaagaaataaaagaaatagacAGGCTTTACTTAGATCACACCCATGACacccatttaaaatggcatctttggatatcttttctgctcgaggtactgttgtcctaaaaaaaacctgaaaaaaaatcttacctaTACCTTAGAAcgttatagcagaaaattttggcggtttcaaaaccttgacttttccaaaccacggtaaaccttgaaatcagttatcatcccatgcctagtgcaGGGCCATTGAGAGTTCGCTCAATGGAAAATGTTGGTCCCTTAGAGCTGGCCCCTTATGGGTAGCCCTCACCTAGCCCCCAGGAAGCACTCACTATGCTcttcaatctgtgtttttgaatctgTTTATATCATTGGAAAATGTTTGAGGGTGCAAAGCTGATGAAAATTCAGTGTTGAAGCTTCAACCTTTTGAACGTTGATTCAATGTTAATTCAATGAAGCTCTGCTATCTATGTTTCAACCTTAACAGTGGGtaacaatgtttaaaaaagtcagattttagaTGTGCGAGAGGTTGGTAAATGTTAAAAGAATGACACAATATAACTGTAGTAGGCGtattcataacacaacacaaaatcTGTTGAAAGCATACAGTTTACCAGTAGGTTATTACTCAAGTGATTGAGCTGTGGACATTTCTGTCTCCCAAATTCAGACCATCTCTGGTTTAGCTCAAACCCTAATGTAACAGCAAGTAATCAGGTCTTCAGACTAGGCAAGTGTGTCAGAGCTGCAGGGCGTTGGTCCTCCAGAAGCAGGACACCCCTACCAAACTTTCTAAATATAAGAAAAAGATCATTATCCCTGTTTTTTTCTCTGAGGGGTGAAAGTCATTATGCTTTTGTTTCCAGGCAGGCCATAAATAAACGTGACACACATCTCCTCCTGTCAAATTCAACCATTACATGATGATGTTGAAACTCCTGAAGCGTTTCTCATTTATTAAGCATAGAGACATgctaaatatagcttaaatattGTTGCTTTTAGGCTTAATTATGTAAGTAGTGGGTTAATAGGCTTTTCCCTTTGAATGTACTCACACAGACAGCTGTCAGACCAGGTCTGTTCATACTATTGTTTCTGAATGAGTCCGGTGAGTTTCACCAGAAAGCTGCCTATTTTCTCACTTCACCAGCAGCAACTTGAATCAATAGTCTCACTGGGCTTGCGttcattaatatttcataaaacagctgatcctcattgtaCTGTACTCACTGATCTATCAGTGTGTTCTCCTTTGGGACCAGTTCTGCCATTATCCtctttgtttgtatgtgtatgtatgcgttTGACTCCAGGACAGACGTAGAAACTACAGTCAAGAACTAACACACACAGACTGGCAGGAGGTTTATAGCCAAACACCACACTGTGTCATTAATAGATTTTACAACCACAGCTGCACCCTCTAATACATGATTTGGCCTAATGTGTTTTTTAAGACTCATAAACTCCCTGCTGTATAAATGGAGGCTGAAGTTCTCTTCATGTTGCCTTCAAGTTGTTTTTATTATAGACTTTAAATCTGAATTTCCTACTGCCTTCTGGGTGGGTGTGTCCGGGTGTGCTTCTAATGGCTTCAGCGAGGCAAACAAAGACCTGGCAGGAGAGAGCGAGAGCTGGAGGCTTTGAAGAAACAGCCTGAAAAGAAAGAGCAAGAGAACTGTAAAATTGGCTTGAGTTGAGCAGTCTGTCTCTAATGCTGGAGAGCTCCCAGCTCACTGAAGCTCACAGACTACAAACACGGTTCACTCTTACCATCCATCATCACCATGCTATAGCACAGTGAATCAA encodes the following:
- the opn7c gene encoding opsin 7, group member c, yielding MGNVSKTALFMSTISRQHDILMGSLYSVFCVLSLLGNGMLLFVAYRKRSSLKPAEFFVVNLSVSDLGMTLSLFPLAIPSALAHRWLFGEITCLCYAVCGVLFGLCSLTNLTALSSVCCLKVCFPNYGNKFSSGHACVMVIGVWCYASVFAVGPLAHWGSFGPEPYGTACCINWYTPSHDALAMSYIISLFIFCYVVPCTIIILSYTFILVTVRGSQQAVQQHVSPQTKVTNAHTLIVKLSVAVCIGFLTAWSPYAIVAMWAAFSANEQVPPTAFALAAIMAKSSTIYNPMVYLLFKPNFRKSLSQDTQMFRHRICLSHSKASPSPGMKDQQRQSSQQCNNKDGSISTPFSSGQAESYGACHVYAEAGPYYQQISRQITARVLEGTIQSEIPVRQLTDKMQNDLL